A single genomic interval of Bacillus sp. es.036 harbors:
- a CDS encoding glycosyltransferase family 2 protein: MVSISLCLIVKNEEAVLGTCLHSIHDIVDEINIIDTGSDDKTKEIANSYQANIYDFKWVNDFAKARNFAFSKATMDYILWLDADDVFLEEDRQKLKELKNALDPSVDSVRMHYNLSVDEFGNVTSSLMRNRLVRRERHFKWIGAVHEYLEVGGKIINSDIAVLHNPVYHDATRNLSIYKERLERGEQFSPRDMYYFANELKDHSEFETAIEYYEKFLEGQEGWIEDNIAACAKLADCYAALGNQANSLRSILHSFSYTTPRPEFCCKVANYFFEKKDYQPAIFWYKLATETAVQEDNLGIQKRVYSNWIPYIQLCVCYDVLGDYETAYYFNEIAGVTRPGDSKYLQNKQYLEKRLLSVKKKVLIASPIRQDPEILRCFLKSLKRLNQEGLSFYYYFINDNQDKKSTLLLKDFQKEMQEVTINDIDSEEEYRKNQMTHYWNESLVWKVAQFKDSMIEHAKEHDFDYIFLVDSDLVLQKETIQHLVAQKKDIISEVFWTRWQPEAMEQPQVWLSDEYTQFEIKPGEELNDSEEAQRYHDFINQLRQPGVYEVGGLGACTLISRNALEKGVCFKKIPNLTFWGEDRHFCIRAGALGVSLWADTHYPPYHLYRQSDLEGVNDYLEEDVIEMPVTDKKVAASQKPRITLSMIIKNEEKKYLEKVLRKHSDYIDAAVIIDDGSTDNSVAICKEILKNIPLTIISNFESKFSNEITLRKQQWEKTIETNPDWILNMDADEMFEEGIASQLRALTNQEDFDLYSFRIYDMWDESNYREDEQWKSHQLYRPFLLRYKTNFTYKWKEQKQHCGRYPENIFQLPNSISQLRIKHLGWSTKDLRAEKYNRYKKLDPNAVYGRREQYESILDPTPKLVKWNK; encoded by the coding sequence TTGGTTTCAATCAGTTTATGCTTAATTGTAAAAAATGAGGAAGCTGTATTAGGGACATGTCTTCATTCGATTCATGACATTGTTGATGAGATTAATATTATCGATACAGGATCGGATGACAAGACAAAGGAAATTGCTAACAGTTATCAAGCAAATATTTATGATTTTAAATGGGTGAATGATTTTGCGAAGGCTCGTAATTTTGCTTTTTCTAAAGCTACAATGGATTATATTCTGTGGCTTGATGCTGACGATGTCTTTTTAGAAGAAGACCGTCAAAAATTAAAGGAGTTGAAGAACGCTCTCGATCCCTCTGTCGATTCAGTAAGGATGCATTACAACCTTTCCGTGGATGAATTTGGGAATGTGACTTCTAGCTTGATGCGAAATCGTCTAGTAAGGCGAGAGCGTCACTTCAAGTGGATCGGAGCAGTTCATGAGTATTTAGAAGTTGGTGGTAAAATAATCAACAGCGACATTGCTGTTCTTCATAATCCCGTCTATCACGATGCAACAAGAAACCTAAGTATCTATAAAGAAAGGCTAGAACGTGGAGAACAATTTAGTCCGAGGGATATGTATTATTTTGCTAATGAGCTTAAAGACCATAGCGAATTCGAAACGGCAATTGAGTATTATGAAAAGTTTTTGGAAGGGCAAGAAGGATGGATTGAAGACAATATAGCCGCGTGTGCAAAACTTGCTGATTGTTATGCAGCCCTTGGTAACCAGGCAAACAGCTTGCGCTCCATCCTTCATTCCTTTTCTTATACTACACCAAGACCTGAATTTTGCTGTAAGGTAGCCAATTATTTTTTTGAAAAGAAGGATTATCAACCAGCTATATTTTGGTATAAATTAGCTACGGAAACAGCTGTTCAAGAAGACAATTTAGGTATCCAAAAACGTGTCTATTCAAATTGGATTCCCTATATTCAACTTTGTGTTTGTTATGATGTTCTAGGAGATTATGAAACGGCTTATTACTTTAATGAAATTGCAGGAGTTACTAGACCAGGTGACTCTAAATATCTGCAGAATAAACAGTATCTTGAGAAAAGGCTTCTTTCAGTTAAGAAAAAGGTTTTAATAGCAAGCCCGATTCGGCAAGATCCTGAGATTCTAAGGTGTTTTCTGAAGTCATTGAAACGCCTTAATCAAGAAGGGTTATCATTTTATTATTATTTTATTAACGACAATCAGGATAAGAAGTCAACGTTATTGCTAAAAGATTTTCAAAAGGAAATGCAGGAAGTGACGATTAATGATATTGATTCTGAAGAAGAATACCGAAAAAACCAGATGACTCATTATTGGAATGAGAGCCTCGTATGGAAGGTAGCTCAATTTAAGGATTCAATGATTGAACATGCAAAAGAACATGACTTTGATTATATATTTCTAGTAGATTCAGACCTTGTCTTACAAAAGGAAACAATTCAACATTTAGTTGCACAGAAGAAAGATATTATATCTGAGGTATTCTGGACAAGATGGCAGCCTGAAGCGATGGAACAACCTCAAGTATGGCTGAGTGACGAGTATACTCAATTTGAAATAAAACCTGGCGAAGAGTTAAACGATTCAGAAGAAGCACAGCGATATCATGATTTCATCAATCAATTAAGGCAACCAGGTGTTTATGAAGTGGGCGGGCTTGGTGCATGTACATTGATTTCAAGGAATGCGCTTGAAAAAGGGGTGTGTTTCAAAAAGATCCCGAATTTAACATTTTGGGGAGAGGATCGTCATTTTTGTATTCGAGCGGGTGCCCTGGGTGTTTCTTTATGGGCGGACACTCATTATCCTCCTTATCACCTTTATCGGCAATCGGACCTTGAAGGTGTTAATGATTACTTGGAGGAAGACGTGATTGAAATGCCTGTAACGGATAAGAAAGTGGCTGCTTCTCAAAAACCACGAATAACGTTGTCCATGATTATTAAAAACGAAGAGAAAAAATACTTAGAAAAAGTATTGAGAAAACATAGTGATTATATTGATGCGGCTGTCATCATCGACGATGGGAGCACTGACAATTCAGTAGCCATTTGCAAAGAAATTCTAAAAAACATTCCACTAACAATCATTAGTAACTTTGAATCAAAATTTTCCAATGAAATCACGCTTCGTAAACAACAATGGGAGAAAACAATTGAAACAAACCCCGACTGGATATTAAACATGGATGCTGATGAGATGTTTGAAGAAGGTATCGCTTCCCAACTCCGAGCACTAACAAATCAAGAAGACTTTGATCTTTATTCATTTCGGATTTATGATATGTGGGATGAAAGCAACTATCGAGAAGATGAACAGTGGAAATCTCACCAACTTTATCGTCCATTTTTACTAAGATACAAAACCAATTTTACGTATAAATGGAAAGAGCAGAAACAGCATTGTGGAAGGTATCCTGAGAATATTTTTCAACTTCCAAATAGCATATCTCAATTAAGAATTAAACATTTGGGTTGGTCAACAAAAGACCTTCGAGCAGAGAAATACAATCGATATAAGAAACTAGATCCAAATGCTGTATATGGTAGAAGAGAACAGTATGAGAGTATTCTTGATCCTACCCCGAAACTAGTTAAATGGAATAAATAG
- a CDS encoding DUF3892 domain-containing protein: MDRFTETYEEYLKNGTNKISIKTPNDDATFIEAVRKNDDGDLIAFKTNTGEELDYLQTLEMAKNGQLSGLDVFHKYGRDIIRSEPDGIKENNLDHLPEF, from the coding sequence ATGGATCGATTCACTGAAACATATGAAGAATATCTAAAAAACGGTACAAATAAGATTAGCATCAAGACACCGAATGACGACGCCACCTTCATTGAGGCTGTCAGAAAAAATGATGACGGTGATCTCATTGCATTTAAAACCAATACTGGTGAAGAACTGGATTATTTACAAACACTAGAAATGGCCAAAAATGGGCAACTTTCTGGCCTTGATGTTTTCCACAAGTATGGAAGAGATATCATTCGGAGTGAGCCGGATGGGATTAAAGAAAATAATTTAGATCATTTGCCAGAGTTTTAG
- a CDS encoding alpha/beta hydrolase: MNRGTYKDETIYSEYLKEEIPFQVYLPYNYSPLYKYSFLIANDGSDYFKLGRLGRTADELIENDEIEELIIVGIPYKSVEDRWRKYHPDGEQSDDYLRFLANELVPYLDEEYATYHLGYGRGLIGDSLAATVALRAALDYPRTFGRAILHSPYVDEAIMNQVKGFREPELLSLYHIIGKEETEVPTTDGKTKNFIEPNRALNKIITEKEFDYFYDEFEGGHLWKNWQPDMKRSLLHMFKL, encoded by the coding sequence ATGAACAGAGGTACATACAAGGATGAAACGATTTATAGTGAGTACTTAAAAGAGGAAATACCTTTTCAAGTTTATTTACCATATAACTATTCTCCCTTATACAAATACTCCTTTTTAATCGCCAATGATGGTAGCGATTACTTTAAGTTAGGACGTCTTGGGCGAACAGCGGATGAACTTATCGAAAATGATGAAATTGAAGAACTGATCATAGTGGGCATTCCTTACAAAAGTGTAGAAGATCGCTGGCGCAAATATCATCCTGATGGAGAGCAAAGTGATGACTATCTGCGTTTTCTTGCGAATGAACTCGTTCCTTATTTGGACGAAGAATATGCAACCTATCACCTAGGATATGGTCGCGGGCTTATCGGCGACTCTTTAGCTGCTACCGTTGCGCTGCGAGCTGCTCTTGATTATCCACGCACATTTGGACGTGCGATTCTTCACTCTCCCTATGTTGATGAAGCTATCATGAATCAAGTAAAAGGATTTAGAGAGCCTGAACTTCTTTCGCTGTATCACATTATTGGAAAGGAAGAAACAGAGGTTCCTACCACTGATGGCAAAACAAAGAATTTTATCGAACCAAATCGAGCGTTAAACAAGATTATTACTGAGAAAGAATTTGATTACTTCTATGATGAATTCGAAGGCGGTCATCTTTGGAAGAACTGGCAACCAGATATGAAACGCTCACTTCTACACATGTTTAAACTCTAA
- a CDS encoding DUF421 domain-containing protein, with the protein MGIGSITLELLVGFLALLILTKALGKTQITQITPFDFISSLVLGELVGNAIYDKEVNLLSIIYAVLLWGVLIYVVEWITQKFRSTRNILEGNPSIVINHGKINRHQLKKNKLDINQLKNLLRQKDVFSFREVEFAILETNGSISVLKKSDYQQPAKKDFDLQSKQGYLSVDFISDGKIDWENIHDSGFNEEWLYKFLKENNIDHSEDLLVLEWQKDEGIFLQKKDKE; encoded by the coding sequence GTGGGTATAGGATCTATTACATTAGAGCTACTCGTTGGCTTTCTCGCTTTACTCATACTTACGAAGGCACTTGGCAAAACACAGATTACTCAAATCACACCTTTTGACTTTATCTCATCACTGGTACTTGGAGAACTCGTAGGAAATGCAATTTACGATAAAGAAGTCAATCTACTATCGATTATCTATGCAGTATTGTTATGGGGTGTATTGATTTATGTCGTGGAATGGATTACGCAAAAATTTAGAAGTACGAGAAACATTTTAGAGGGTAATCCTTCTATAGTAATAAATCATGGAAAAATAAATCGTCATCAACTTAAGAAAAACAAATTGGATATCAATCAACTAAAGAATTTACTTCGTCAAAAAGATGTATTTTCATTTCGAGAAGTTGAATTCGCTATACTTGAAACGAATGGCAGTATTAGCGTATTAAAGAAGTCAGATTATCAGCAGCCTGCAAAAAAAGACTTTGATCTCCAGTCTAAACAAGGTTATTTATCAGTTGATTTTATTTCAGATGGTAAAATTGACTGGGAAAACATACATGATTCAGGATTCAATGAAGAATGGTTATATAAGTTTCTTAAGGAAAATAACATCGACCACTCAGAAGATTTATTGGTATTGGAATGGCAAAAGGACGAGGGTATATTTCTACAAAAAAAAGATAAGGAGTAG
- the corA gene encoding magnesium/cobalt transporter CorA has protein sequence MGIRTKLRRNRTQKKGMPPGSLVYIGDEQTEEVTISAIAFDSDGIDEYENASLDEVKTMIDSEKVTWVNVNGVHNVQLIDQISKHVGLHPLTTEDILNTEHRPKIDFFEDHLLAIVKMLDLPEESPDLDDEQVSFILMENTVITFQEKRGDLFDPVRLQLQESKGRIRKSGSDFLFYSLLDVIFDQYLIIMDEMDDRIAQLEGMIMEDPDNHSLQDINQYKNTILQLKKTVWPVREVVNKLINRKVSYIKEDISFYLQDIHDHIVQANDMVETSRGQLYGLLDVYYSSLSMKMNEIMKVLTIVSTIFIPLTFIAGIYGMNFNNMPELSWEWSYPAVWIVMIIITGVMLVYFKRKKWF, from the coding sequence ATGGGGATACGAACGAAATTAAGAAGAAATCGAACTCAAAAAAAAGGAATGCCACCAGGGTCTCTGGTTTATATTGGGGATGAACAAACAGAAGAAGTAACCATTTCAGCTATCGCTTTCGACAGTGATGGAATTGACGAATACGAGAATGCATCACTTGATGAAGTGAAAACGATGATTGATTCCGAAAAAGTTACTTGGGTTAATGTAAATGGTGTACATAATGTTCAACTAATTGATCAAATAAGCAAGCATGTGGGGTTACACCCATTAACAACAGAAGATATTTTAAATACCGAGCATCGACCAAAAATCGATTTTTTTGAAGATCATTTATTGGCGATTGTAAAAATGCTTGACTTACCAGAAGAAAGCCCGGATCTTGATGATGAGCAAGTGAGTTTTATCTTGATGGAAAATACCGTCATTACTTTCCAGGAAAAGCGGGGTGATTTATTTGATCCTGTTCGCCTTCAGCTACAAGAAAGTAAGGGGCGTATAAGAAAAAGCGGTTCTGATTTTCTTTTCTATTCGTTACTCGATGTCATATTTGATCAATACCTTATCATAATGGATGAGATGGATGATCGAATTGCTCAGCTTGAAGGAATGATCATGGAAGATCCTGATAATCATTCGCTTCAAGATATTAATCAGTATAAGAACACCATCCTTCAATTAAAGAAAACAGTATGGCCTGTTAGAGAAGTTGTGAACAAATTAATTAATCGCAAAGTTTCTTACATTAAAGAAGATATCTCTTTTTACTTACAAGATATCCATGACCACATCGTTCAGGCGAACGATATGGTCGAAACATCAAGAGGTCAATTATATGGCTTATTGGATGTGTATTATTCTAGTTTAAGTATGAAAATGAATGAAATTATGAAAGTGTTAACCATCGTTTCCACTATTTTTATTCCATTAACGTTTATTGCAGGAATTTATGGAATGAACTTCAACAATATGCCTGAATTAAGTTGGGAGTGGAGTTATCCAGCTGTGTGGATTGTGATGATTATCATTACTGGGGTAATGCTTGTTTATTTCAAACGGAAAAAGTGGTTCTAG
- a CDS encoding GNAT family N-acetyltransferase, with the protein MQVKIVESKQELEDAFLVRHAVFVGEQQVPAELEIDDYESQAYHFVAYDNSKPTAAGRFRVINQIAKAERICVLSSYRKTGLGQLLMKSIEKHARELDLKEIKLNAQRTAVGFYEKLGYKTVSGEFIDAGIPHVTMIKTL; encoded by the coding sequence ATGCAGGTGAAAATTGTTGAGTCGAAGCAAGAATTGGAAGATGCTTTTCTAGTAAGACATGCTGTATTTGTTGGAGAGCAACAAGTGCCCGCTGAATTAGAAATAGACGATTATGAAAGCCAAGCTTATCACTTTGTGGCTTACGATAATAGTAAACCAACTGCTGCTGGTCGTTTTAGAGTAATCAATCAGATAGCTAAAGCTGAACGAATCTGCGTGCTAAGTAGCTATCGTAAAACAGGTCTCGGTCAACTACTCATGAAATCAATTGAAAAACATGCGAGAGAATTAGACCTTAAAGAAATAAAACTTAACGCACAAAGGACCGCAGTAGGGTTTTATGAGAAACTTGGTTACAAAACGGTATCTGGAGAATTTATAGACGCTGGAATTCCTCATGTAACAATGATAAAAACATTATGA
- a CDS encoding PAS domain-containing sensor histidine kinase, translated as MESNKTNHPKISMLKAGSELEKQDINLELMEKSRKLDHIFNHSRDGMTLSDQNGNLVEINQACSEIFELDMESIHSKKIGHHVAPEGIRTFQKMRRHLVEEGYVIEKLPVILENGKLKFIELSITYKAYRDLNLSIIRDVTEEQLLLNKLTESEDKLTNIFENALDGILIWNPERMIVDANPAACKLFNISLNEIKTYHLFDFLEGKNISIGKTFQEKVERHGEVRGDIQFTMPDGEKKQLEFTTKKSAYGNLYLTIYRDITHTKQMIQELQQSEERFRQLFERALDGMAILDHNGYIVNVNESFCQIFEVDKDLIISTHYSHLENGCDITWDNPAMLGRSGEGKRHRQSTGEKQYFSFTLSYEIYPNHHLVIIREVTEIKNAEADLRKTETTNVLGDLAASVAHEIRNPLSTVKGFLQLLDGNEAVNQELLKVVGVEMQQLEEIVNEFLLLSKREFVSYEVVNLNEMLAELVEDLSQKAADRKINIVEAYGSIDVEYRCIRSHIKQVMMNLINNGIESMPNGGQLKTKLLKTENGEILIEVEDHGDGIPDHLINRLGEPYYQTSEKGTGLGLMVSYKVIKEHGGHIEVTSKKHEGTVFLIKLPANPSFVHMEKEE; from the coding sequence ATGGAATCTAATAAAACAAATCATCCGAAAATTTCCATGCTTAAAGCCGGCTCTGAATTGGAAAAGCAAGATATTAACCTCGAACTAATGGAGAAAAGCAGAAAGCTTGATCACATTTTTAATCATTCCCGAGATGGTATGACTCTTTCAGATCAAAATGGAAACTTGGTGGAAATTAATCAGGCTTGTTCCGAGATTTTTGAATTAGATATGGAATCGATTCATTCTAAAAAAATTGGCCACCATGTCGCTCCTGAAGGAATTCGCACGTTTCAAAAAATGAGAAGACATTTAGTTGAGGAAGGTTATGTCATTGAAAAGCTTCCTGTTATTCTTGAGAACGGAAAGCTTAAATTCATTGAGTTATCGATAACCTATAAGGCATACCGTGATTTAAATTTATCGATCATTCGAGATGTAACAGAAGAACAGCTTCTTTTGAACAAGTTAACGGAAAGCGAAGATAAACTTACGAATATTTTTGAAAATGCTCTTGATGGTATTTTAATCTGGAATCCAGAGCGAATGATTGTAGATGCAAATCCTGCCGCGTGTAAGTTATTTAACATAAGTCTTAACGAAATAAAAACGTATCATTTATTTGATTTTCTCGAAGGTAAAAATATTTCAATTGGAAAAACTTTTCAGGAAAAAGTGGAAAGACATGGAGAGGTCCGTGGAGATATTCAGTTTACAATGCCTGATGGTGAAAAGAAACAATTGGAGTTCACAACAAAAAAAAGTGCATATGGCAATTTATATTTAACGATTTATCGTGATATTACTCATACAAAACAAATGATCCAAGAGCTTCAACAAAGTGAAGAACGCTTTCGACAGCTGTTTGAACGGGCGCTAGATGGGATGGCAATTCTCGATCATAATGGCTATATAGTTAATGTGAATGAGTCATTTTGTCAAATTTTTGAAGTAGATAAAGATCTCATTATTTCAACTCATTATTCTCATCTTGAAAATGGTTGTGATATTACCTGGGATAATCCTGCAATGTTAGGAAGAAGTGGTGAAGGTAAAAGACATCGTCAAAGTACAGGTGAAAAGCAATATTTTAGTTTTACGCTAAGTTACGAGATTTACCCGAATCACCATCTTGTTATCATTCGAGAGGTGACAGAGATTAAGAATGCTGAAGCAGATTTACGTAAGACTGAGACAACCAACGTACTCGGTGATCTTGCTGCAAGCGTTGCGCACGAAATTCGAAACCCGTTATCGACTGTAAAAGGTTTTCTCCAATTACTTGATGGAAATGAAGCTGTAAATCAAGAGTTACTAAAAGTAGTGGGAGTTGAAATGCAGCAGCTAGAGGAGATTGTTAACGAGTTTCTTTTACTTTCAAAGCGTGAATTTGTGTCATACGAAGTAGTTAATTTAAATGAAATGTTGGCTGAATTGGTTGAAGATTTATCGCAAAAAGCAGCCGATCGCAAAATTAATATTGTAGAGGCCTACGGCAGTATAGATGTGGAGTATAGATGTATTCGCTCACATATTAAACAAGTGATGATGAATTTAATCAATAACGGAATTGAGTCCATGCCAAATGGTGGTCAGTTAAAGACTAAACTATTAAAAACTGAGAATGGCGAAATTCTTATTGAAGTGGAGGATCATGGTGATGGAATACCTGACCATTTAATCAATCGCTTAGGTGAGCCTTATTACCAGACTTCCGAAAAAGGTACGGGGCTCGGATTAATGGTAAGTTATAAGGTAATTAAAGAACACGGTGGTCATATCGAGGTAACGAGTAAGAAACATGAAGGAACAGTTTTTCTTATTAAGCTACCTGCAAACCCATCATTCGTTCATATGGAAAAGGAGGAGTAG
- a CDS encoding YjcG family protein yields the protein MKYGIAIFPSKKLADVANSFRKRYDPHYALIPPHLTLREGFEATEEEIQKLTPVLHKISDESKPFSMHVYKVGSFNPVNNVIYFKVKDNEVLDDLHRKLNPEEALSERDYNFVPHITIAQNLSDDEHSDVYGSLQMKDVNHEEMIDRFQLLYQLENGMWTVFETFHLGKVR from the coding sequence ATGAAATACGGCATTGCAATTTTCCCATCGAAAAAACTAGCAGACGTTGCTAATTCCTTTCGAAAACGTTATGATCCGCACTATGCGCTCATTCCACCACATTTGACGCTTCGTGAGGGCTTTGAGGCAACAGAAGAAGAAATTCAGAAGTTAACACCTGTGCTACACAAAATCTCCGATGAATCTAAACCTTTTTCGATGCATGTTTATAAAGTAGGTTCTTTTAACCCCGTTAACAACGTGATCTACTTTAAAGTAAAAGACAATGAAGTACTAGATGATTTGCACAGAAAGTTGAATCCTGAAGAGGCACTTTCTGAGCGGGATTACAACTTCGTTCCTCATATTACAATCGCACAGAACCTTTCAGATGATGAGCATTCTGATGTTTATGGCAGTTTGCAAATGAAGGACGTTAACCACGAAGAAATGATCGATCGTTTCCAACTACTTTATCAGCTTGAAAACGGGATGTGGACGGTGTTCGAAACGTTCCACCTTGGTAAAGTTCGCTAA
- a CDS encoding VanW family protein, which produces MFSLILALSLAYAGDGKEQIIIHRNGENPHQIEKQALFSEWLGSPFYEEEELNHLMEKVEKSISTSPINASIDSQGVIKDGVNGYALNRTIFREVLLQTLYQEGTTWMEPEVTILYPRVNAELLASIRSNEVGAFVTHFRKNNLERTSNIVLAAEAINNTVVFPGETFSFNQTVGKRTKERGYLPAPIIVKGELSEGVGGGICQVSSTLFNAVDQAGVQIIERYSHSRSVPYVKPGRDATVSWYGPDFSFRNNNQQPLLISAKVVEGSVVIRIYSSEEKG; this is translated from the coding sequence ATGTTTAGTCTTATTTTGGCATTATCACTTGCCTACGCAGGAGATGGAAAAGAACAAATAATCATTCATCGGAACGGAGAAAACCCACATCAGATTGAAAAACAAGCGCTTTTTTCAGAATGGCTCGGATCCCCATTTTATGAGGAGGAAGAACTAAATCACTTGATGGAGAAAGTGGAGAAGTCGATTTCAACATCTCCAATAAACGCCTCTATCGATTCACAAGGAGTTATTAAAGATGGGGTAAATGGATATGCGTTAAATCGTACTATTTTTAGAGAAGTACTTCTGCAAACGTTGTATCAAGAAGGGACGACATGGATGGAACCAGAAGTGACCATTCTTTATCCAAGAGTAAATGCAGAGCTGCTTGCTTCGATTCGAAGTAACGAAGTAGGTGCATTTGTTACCCATTTTAGAAAAAATAATCTAGAGCGAACGTCAAATATTGTGTTAGCTGCTGAAGCGATAAACAATACTGTTGTGTTTCCAGGTGAAACGTTCTCATTTAATCAAACAGTCGGAAAACGTACAAAGGAAAGAGGATACTTACCGGCTCCGATTATAGTGAAAGGGGAATTGTCTGAAGGGGTAGGGGGAGGGATATGTCAGGTGTCATCCACCCTATTTAATGCAGTGGATCAAGCTGGCGTTCAAATTATCGAACGTTATTCACACAGTCGAAGTGTTCCGTACGTAAAGCCTGGACGAGATGCAACGGTAAGCTGGTACGGTCCTGATTTTTCGTTTCGCAATAATAACCAACAGCCATTGCTCATTAGCGCAAAAGTAGTAGAAGGGTCAGTGGTCATTCGTATTTATTCATCTGAAGAGAAGGGATAA
- a CDS encoding phosphatidylglycerophosphatase A family protein — translation MKKRIHSRETEAAAKALIKERGVTIEDIAEIVYEMQYPYVDELSMDDCVESVEAVLTKREIQHAVLVGVELDKLAEQGKLSEPLQSIVETDEGLFGVDETIALGAVFGYGSIAVTTFGHLDKQKFGIIQKLDTKVGESVHTFLDDLIASIAANASSRLAHRLRDREEALDKEEREKRDKEERIG, via the coding sequence ATGAAGAAACGCATCCATAGTAGAGAGACAGAAGCAGCAGCAAAAGCCCTGATAAAAGAACGAGGCGTTACAATAGAGGATATTGCGGAGATTGTTTATGAAATGCAATACCCTTATGTAGATGAGCTTTCCATGGATGACTGTGTGGAGAGTGTTGAGGCCGTTTTAACGAAGCGAGAAATTCAACACGCTGTTCTTGTTGGTGTTGAATTGGACAAGCTAGCTGAACAGGGGAAACTATCAGAACCACTTCAATCGATCGTGGAAACGGATGAAGGGTTATTTGGCGTTGATGAGACAATTGCGCTAGGCGCCGTATTTGGCTACGGAAGCATTGCGGTTACAACGTTTGGTCACCTAGATAAACAAAAGTTCGGTATTATACAGAAGTTGGATACAAAAGTAGGCGAAAGTGTTCATACTTTCCTTGATGACCTTATCGCAAGTATTGCCGCAAATGCGTCCAGTCGTCTTGCACACCGCCTTCGTGATCGAGAAGAAGCCTTAGATAAGGAAGAGCGTGAAAAGCGAGATAAAGAAGAACGGATCGGTTAA
- a CDS encoding VOC family protein encodes MIEVQEIHHVSLAVTDIERAKRFYREILCLEEIDRPNFGFPGAWYQIGSQQLHLIVYPEAKTLRGTNELSSREGHFAFRVKSYDETLRWFKEKGVTIYENPTSKSGFAQIFVADPDGNLIELNTEQ; translated from the coding sequence GTGATTGAAGTTCAAGAAATACACCACGTGAGTTTAGCGGTTACTGACATTGAAAGAGCCAAAAGATTTTATCGAGAAATTTTGTGTCTAGAGGAAATTGATCGACCGAATTTTGGCTTTCCAGGCGCCTGGTATCAAATCGGAAGTCAGCAACTTCATCTTATAGTTTATCCGGAAGCGAAAACCCTTCGCGGGACAAATGAATTATCTTCAAGGGAAGGGCATTTTGCCTTTCGCGTGAAGAGTTATGACGAAACGCTTCGCTGGTTTAAAGAAAAAGGCGTAACAATTTATGAAAACCCAACGAGTAAAAGTGGTTTTGCGCAAATTTTTGTTGCCGATCCTGATGGAAATTTAATTGAGCTAAATACAGAGCAATAA